ATGCTCGTCGTCGACGCGCCATCCCCACGCCTTGTCCTCACAGACGAGCCTCAAAACCTCTCCCAGTCCAAGCCGTATTTACGCGCTGCCGCGATCAGCTGCGGCGCCATGGCCGGCACCTCTCGCGGGGCCATCGTCTCCGGCAGCGTGTCGGTGTACACGAAGTGAAGCAGAGCCTTGAACGCAGCGGCGTCCATGTCGCCGACGTCGATGTGCCTCCCGACGAGTCCCATGAAGCaggaggcgccgccgcgacgacgacagAGCTTGGCCAGCTCCGGTGCCCGTCGCTCGAGCACCCGCCTATGCGCGGCGAtcgtctcgccgccggcggccctGAACGCGACGTCCGCGTCGTCCCCGGTGTCGAGCAGGCATCTGAACATGTCGTGCTCCACCGGGCAGAGGGTCGACATCGTCGGAGGCCCGTCGCGCTTCACGACGGCGATGTCCTTCACGACGGTGACATCGCACCGGAAGGCGAGGCGGTCGCCGGTGAGGTGCCCCGACGCCTCGAGCTCGCCGTGGCCGATGAACCTCTCCGCCCCGAACGTGCTCGACGAATTAGCGCTGAAGCTGACCACGCCGTCGCTCGCGTAGGTGCGCGACGGCACCGGCTCGCCGTCCATGTCGAGCAAGCTGAACGCGAACCGCGCcttgacgacggcggccggcaaTGCGGCGCCGGGCTGATGATCAAGGGAGAGCATGAGGGATACGAAGCCACCGGAGCCGGAGACGACGGTGCCGTTGGGGTAGTACCTGATGCGCCAGGcgtggccgccgacgacgaagcTGCACGACTCATCGCATTCACCGGCGGCGAACTTGGCCTTGGTGAGGGAGTAGCCGTCGATCCTGAGGACGTGATGGCCGGTGGGCATTGGCGCCGACGCGACGATGGTCGACGTGGTTGGGTAGCGGTAGTAGGCATCCTGGCGACGGGTCATCATGTCGGAGAACTCATTCGAATTGGTTTGGGGGTTTGTATTTCAGCGGTCGGGTTTACGTGATACGACGACGTGTGTTGCAGTCGATATAAATACTGCTGCCGCTCGGGGCAGAACGTAATTAACTCGGACTCGGTGTGGAATACCCGCGTGCGAGGTGGGTTTTCCTTAATTTTCCGTGTTgggttttcctttccttttctacgGTGCCATGTATATATGCGCGAAAAAGATAATGAGCGATCGATCGCTTGTACGATCACTGCGGGCGATTAGTTttgaacttcttttttttcgcaCGAATAAAATACACACGCCAATACGTGAAAGGGTTTTATCCATCGCGCGTGGGCCCTCTCctcttagctttttttttttttggaataagttcatatgaggtccccttaacttgtcaaccaATCCAATCTGATTTTCGCCTTcaacccgaaaaccagatataactggtccctcaactattaccGATGCAAAATAAGTTCCAAGATagtttggatggcggtttttactgacgtggcgcctacgttaaatatttttaagtatcaaatgttatttaagtataacataaatatttttatatttacacaaaagttttaaataagacgaatagtcaaatattggttaaaaaatcaacggcgtcatctctatctctactattataaaaattgaagatgtttttgccggtactttggtacgtcatccgtgtatgagtcagtttttaggtttgttcgtttttggaaatatagatctatatttgagtcggtttgaAGTTGTtcacttttaaaaatacagaaggagttgTATAAGAATAAAAAAACTCACACACTAACTTAAGATGATTATACTTCTAAttatagctcatgattttttagaaaaatatatatccaaatgaATTCTCATAGTGAGTTTCAACTTAACTAAActgtatctctatctctatatctatctctactattataaaaattaaaaatgtttttgtcggtactttggtaagtcatccgtgtatgagtcggtttttaagttcgattgcttttggaaatacatattgtatttaagttggtttttaaatttgttagcttttggaaatatagaaagagtcgtataagaattatcttttaaaaaaacccgCATGCTAACTTATGACGACCGGACTTCTAATTGTAGCTCATGAatttctaataatatatatatccaagtgaattcctacagtgaatttcaccttaactagactgtataacaacaataaaattaaaatagcattcacccgttgcaacgcacggacattttttctagtaacaataacaaaattaaaatagccttcacctgttgcaacgtACGGGTATCTTTTCTAgcacattaaaataaaaatatgatagagggagtacaatttTACATAATTAAGCTGCACCCGTTACTCGAAAAGCCTAAATTAAAAGGCACCACCACCAAACTTTGAAAACATGTCCTTAAACCATGGAAGACGTCGTCGCTggctatgtactccctccgttccaaaaaagacaaactctgggtttccgtgtccaacgtttgactgtccgtcttatatgaattttttttataattagtattttcattgttgttagatgataaaatatgattaatactttatgcgtgacttgtctttttaatttttttcatatttttttaaattagacgaacggtcaaacgttagacacggaaacccagggtttgtctttttttaggcGGACGGAGTACGCTGCAGATTAATGTCACCAGACACCAGTAGTAGTCCACAACTCCTCGCAGAGGAGAGTAGGAGACTGTATCTCATCGTATCCAACCTGTCGAGGTGGAATCTGTCGGCCGCCGCGACCAGCTgctgcgccatggccgccgccggcgccccgtCATCGTCTTGCGCGGCGGGGCCGCCGGGCATCgtctccggcggcagcggcggcggcaacgtgCCCGTGTACATGAAGTACAGGAGAGCCTTGAACACCACGGCGTCCACGCGGCACGCCGTCCACTTGGATGCACCTTCGTCGTCCTCGGGTGAAGCAGCGTCGACCACGGAGCTGCGCGCGGCGAACGTCTCGCCGCCGACCCTGAAGGTGACGTCCGTCCTGTCCAGCAAGgagagcaggcggcggcgcaggccgcCGGACTCAGGGTCGCCGACGGGCGGCGGCCAGGCTCGCAGCTCGACGCCGTCCTTGAtgaaggcgaggcggcggtcgtCGTGACGACCGGTGAAGCTCTC
The nucleotide sequence above comes from Oryza glaberrima chromosome 11, OglaRS2, whole genome shotgun sequence. Encoded proteins:
- the LOC127755809 gene encoding uncharacterized protein LOC127755809 codes for the protein MRALESFTGRHDDRRLAFIKDGVELRAWPPPVGDPESGGLRRRLLSLLDRTDVTFRVGGETFAARSSVVDAASPEDDEGASKWTACRVDAVVFKALLYFMYTGTLPPPLPPETMPGGPAAQDDDGAPAAAMAQQLVAAADRFHLDRLDTMRYSLLLSSARSCGLLLVSGDINLQRTPSA